From Bradyrhizobium sp. NDS-1, the proteins below share one genomic window:
- a CDS encoding TonB-dependent siderophore receptor, which produces MLRSAVLATASALILVPQASLAQTSAQSGATNLPSVTVTAPDARRRAAATPQRRAPRSAQTAARSRPQPQRNVGFVETPRGPVNGYVAGRSSSGTKTNTPIMETPQSVSVIGAEQIRDQKPNKLDEVLRYTAGVRAGTFGADTRNDWWLIRGFKSDDIGLFLDGMQLFYTSYASWRLPPSNMERVEVLRGPSAVLYGGSSPSGIVNVISKMPPAEPIRYIETGFNNFGNAYIGFDVGGPIATQPQDGKLFYRVVGEVRNGGTQVDFTPDNNYFIAPSFTWKPDADTTFTVLASASKTDTRGINFLPYQGTVTNAPFGKIPTSFFVGDPNVDKFTREQEMLGYQFERHLNDDLTFRQNARFAHIDLTYRGFIGNGWDNINTATMGRYNWYAKNTANQANLDNQLEYRFNTGPVRHTMLFGVDLKGYQIDDYQNFNFGTVPSINVFNPVYGLNIPLTGAPFRNFQITQKQAGAYLQDQMKLGNFTLVLSGRNDWVETKQDARDTGAAVASRDDSKFSGRAGLIYNFDNGIAPYISYATSYNPVIGLNASNQLFLPETGQQTEIGVKVAPKGFDGYFTASVFDLKRQNVATTAGTPILLNQTGEVTSRGIELEAVANATKELKLIGAFTAYHLFNSRDLDPSLVGKAPTNTPQLLVSGWADYTFKDGPLEGFGFGGGVRYVGSSWADPANTLEVPAVVLGDLALHYEWQNWRTALNVVNLTDKIYVASCSFPTSCFYGDRRRVTASVSYKW; this is translated from the coding sequence ATGCTGCGGTCGGCCGTGTTGGCGACCGCATCCGCTTTGATTTTGGTGCCGCAGGCATCGCTTGCACAAACGTCCGCGCAGAGCGGCGCGACGAACCTGCCGTCGGTGACCGTCACCGCGCCGGACGCACGCCGGCGAGCTGCCGCGACGCCGCAGCGTCGCGCGCCGCGGTCGGCGCAGACCGCGGCCAGGAGCAGGCCGCAGCCGCAGCGCAATGTCGGCTTCGTCGAGACGCCGCGTGGCCCGGTGAACGGCTACGTCGCCGGTCGCAGCTCGTCCGGCACCAAGACCAACACGCCGATCATGGAGACGCCACAGTCGGTGTCGGTGATCGGTGCCGAGCAGATCCGCGACCAGAAGCCGAACAAGCTCGACGAGGTGCTGCGCTATACCGCCGGCGTGCGCGCCGGCACTTTTGGCGCGGACACGCGCAACGATTGGTGGTTGATCCGCGGCTTCAAGTCCGACGACATCGGACTGTTCCTCGACGGCATGCAGCTGTTCTACACCTCCTATGCGAGCTGGCGGCTGCCGCCCTCCAACATGGAGCGCGTCGAGGTGCTGCGCGGTCCGTCTGCCGTGCTCTATGGCGGATCGAGCCCGAGCGGCATCGTGAACGTCATCAGCAAGATGCCGCCGGCCGAGCCGATCCGCTACATCGAAACCGGCTTCAACAATTTCGGCAATGCCTATATCGGCTTCGATGTCGGCGGGCCGATCGCGACGCAGCCGCAGGACGGCAAGCTGTTCTACCGCGTCGTCGGCGAGGTCAGGAACGGTGGTACGCAGGTCGACTTCACACCCGACAACAACTACTTCATCGCGCCGTCGTTCACGTGGAAGCCGGATGCCGACACGACCTTCACGGTTCTCGCATCGGCCTCGAAGACGGACACAAGAGGCATCAACTTCCTGCCATACCAGGGCACGGTGACGAACGCGCCGTTCGGCAAGATCCCGACCAGCTTCTTCGTCGGCGATCCCAATGTCGACAAGTTCACGCGCGAGCAGGAGATGCTCGGCTACCAGTTCGAACGTCATCTCAACGACGACCTGACGTTTCGCCAGAATGCGCGGTTCGCGCACATCGACCTGACCTATCGCGGGTTCATCGGCAACGGCTGGGACAACATCAACACGGCGACGATGGGCCGTTATAACTGGTACGCGAAGAACACGGCGAACCAGGCCAATCTCGATAACCAGCTGGAGTATCGCTTCAATACGGGGCCGGTGCGGCACACAATGCTGTTCGGGGTGGACCTGAAGGGCTATCAGATCGACGACTACCAGAACTTCAATTTCGGCACCGTCCCGTCGATCAATGTCTTCAATCCCGTCTACGGTCTCAACATTCCGCTCACGGGCGCTCCGTTCCGCAATTTCCAGATCACGCAGAAGCAGGCAGGCGCCTACCTTCAGGATCAGATGAAGCTCGGCAACTTCACGCTCGTGCTGAGCGGCCGCAACGACTGGGTCGAGACAAAGCAGGACGCGCGTGACACCGGGGCCGCGGTGGCCAGCCGTGACGACAGCAAGTTCAGCGGGCGGGCCGGGCTGATCTACAATTTCGACAACGGCATCGCGCCCTATATTTCCTATGCGACGAGCTACAATCCGGTCATCGGTCTCAACGCCAGCAACCAGCTCTTCCTGCCGGAGACCGGGCAGCAGACCGAAATCGGCGTGAAGGTCGCGCCGAAGGGGTTCGACGGCTATTTCACCGCCTCGGTGTTCGACCTGAAGCGGCAGAACGTGGCGACGACCGCCGGTACGCCGATCCTGCTGAACCAGACCGGCGAGGTGACCTCGCGCGGTATCGAGCTCGAAGCGGTGGCCAATGCCACCAAGGAACTCAAGCTGATCGGCGCCTTCACCGCCTATCATCTCTTCAACAGCCGGGATCTCGATCCGTCGTTGGTCGGCAAGGCGCCGACCAATACGCCTCAGCTCCTGGTCTCCGGCTGGGCCGACTACACCTTCAAGGATGGGCCGCTCGAAGGCTTCGGTTTCGGCGGCGGCGTGCGCTACGTGGGCTCGTCCTGGGCCGACCCGGCCAACACCCTCGAGGTTCCCGCGGTGGTGCTCGGCGATCTCGCGCTTCATTACGAATGGCAGAACTGGCGTACGGCGCTCAACGTGGTCAACCTGACCGACAAGATCTATGTCGCGAGCTGTTCGTTCCCGACCTCCTGCTTCTACGGCGACCGCCGGCGCGTCACCGCCAGCGTCTCCTACAAGTGGTAA